GTCCCGCCGGCATGCTCGGGAACGTTTTTGCCTTGCTGAGCGGCGTAAGCTTTGCCTGCCTCGTCATATTTTTGCGCTACCAGAAAGAGGGCTCGCCTATCCTGTCTATTTTGTTGGGTAACGCCTTGACAGCCTTAATCGGCCTCCCGTTCGTAGCCTTTGGCCCACCGGCCGCTGCCGATTGGCTGCCCCTGATTGTGCTCGGCGTAGTGCAGCTTGGCATTCCATACATTTTGTACTCTCTCGCCATTAAGCACGTCAGCGCGCTAGACGCCATTCTTATCCCCGTCCTGGAGCCCCTTCTTAACCCTGTGTGGGCATTCCTGCTGCTGCGCGAAACTCCCGGCCAGTGGGCTCTCCTCGGAGGATTTGTCGTTTTAGCCTCGGTTACGATGCGGCATGTTTTCGTTTCCAAAGAGGCTGCCCCTGCCTAGCACAACATTCTTTGACAGCATGGGAGGACTTGGCCTTGATTAGCCTAATCGACGTAAGCAAGCGCTATCCCGGAGGCAGAGAGACCGCGCTCTGTGGCGTTAACATGACGATTGAAAATGGGGAGTTCGTGTTCCTCGTAGGCCAGAGCGGCGCTGGCAAGAGCACACTTTTGCGCTTGCTGTTTCGCGAGTACCTGCCGACGAACGGCGTCATAACCTATCGTGGGCGAAATCTCGCGCGCTTAAGCGGGGGAGAGCTGCTGCGCTACCGGCGCAAGATTGGCATGGTGTTTCAGGACTTTCGCCTCCTTAAGCAAAAGACCGTCTTTGAAAACGTCGCCTTTGCTCTGGAAGTAGTCGGCCAGTCGCCGGAGGCTATACGGAAAGCAGTGCCGGAAGCGCTCGCGGAGGTAGGGCTGCTTGACCGTGCGCAGGCCTTTCCGGCGGAGCTCTCGGGTGGCGAGCAACAGCGCGTAGGCATTGCGCGGGCTATGGTGCGCAAGCCCCAGCTAATACTAGCCGATGAGCCTACCGGCAACGTCGACCCAGACAACGCCTGGCAACTGATGGAGCTGTTTGCCGCCATCAACCGAGCCGGTACTACCGTAGTTATTGCCACCCATGCCTCAGATATAGTAGACCGCCTGCAGAGGCGCGTTGTGCAGCTCGAGAAGGGACGGGTCGTGCGCGATATAAAACGAGGGGGTTACGGAAGTGAACATTAACTCCTTGCGCTACAGCCTCAGGCAGGGCGTGGTGTCGCTACGGCGGAACGCCCTGTTGGTACTGGTCACTACCAGCATGGTTGCCGTTTCGCTCGCTATTCTCGGGGGGTTTATGCTGCTTTCGGCTAACGTGCGCCAGATGGTGCGTACGATTGAAACCAATGTAGAGATAGCCGTATTTGCCCGCATGGATGCGGACGTTAACGCGCTTAGGGCAAAACTCAACCAAGTGCCGGGTGTAAGCGAGATAGTCTTTGTCCCGCGTGCCCAAGGGCTGCGGGAGCTCGGGCAGTCGCTAGGCGACCCGGAGCTGTTCCAAGTGTTTACAGCACAGAACAACCCGCTGCCGGATGTCTTTAGACTCCGCGTACAAGCGGCAGACCAAGTTAGCTCCGTAGCCGACGCTATCCGCGCCATCAACGGAGTAGACGCGGTTGATTACGGCGAGGAGCTTATAACGCAGCTTCTGGCATTTACGCGTTGGGTGAGTGGATTGCTTGTGGCCACTAGTGCGCTGCTTGGACTAGGCGCCATCTTCCTCGTGATTGCCATTATTCGCTTGTCGGTGATTGCGCGGCAAGAGGAAATCGGCGTAATGAAGTACCTTGGTGCCAGCAACGGCTTTATCCGGCTTCCCTTTGTGTTCGAAGGCACGGTGATGGGTTTTTGCGGCGCGCTGCTCGCGAGCTTTGCCCTGTGGGCACTTTACGGCTCTCTGGTCGGTAGCCTCGGCGAAATGGCCTTGCCGCTATTACTTACCCCTGTCACAGGTGTGGTACAGCTCGGCTCCGTCTTTGGCACGATGCTTGTCCTAGGTACGCTAGTTGGCGCGTTGGGGAGCCTTTTGGCTGTCCGCAAATACCTGCGCCACTAGGGAAGGGCACCAGCCGCCAGCTTTGAGCTTTGAGCTGTGAGCTGTGAGCGGTGAGAAAAAAGGGTGGAAAGGTACGAGGTAAAAGGTCAAAGGGGAACTGGCGCCACCGCGATACCGTTCTACTGAGCACTGTGCACTGTGCACAAAAACCCCTAGGAGGGTGTGACATGAGAAAAGTCGTCTTATGCGCAATAATAGTCGCTTTCCTGATGCTGTCTATTGCAGGCGAGCCGACTAGGCGCGCGCTTGGCAACCCGCTCGACCCGCGCCAAAGGGCTGAGCAGTCGGCCCGCGAAGTGCGCGAACTTGAGGCCGCGCTTAATGCTATGGAAGAGTC
This DNA window, taken from Selenomonadales bacterium, encodes the following:
- the ftsE gene encoding cell division ATP-binding protein FtsE, giving the protein MALISLIDVSKRYPGGRETALCGVNMTIENGEFVFLVGQSGAGKSTLLRLLFREYLPTNGVITYRGRNLARLSGGELLRYRRKIGMVFQDFRLLKQKTVFENVAFALEVVGQSPEAIRKAVPEALAEVGLLDRAQAFPAELSGGEQQRVGIARAMVRKPQLILADEPTGNVDPDNAWQLMELFAAINRAGTTVVIATHASDIVDRLQRRVVQLEKGRVVRDIKRGGYGSEH
- a CDS encoding DMT family transporter translates to MKRNTAVFMLAAAAVLWSLGGVLIKSVELHPLAIAGTRSAIALLVIWGFVGRPKFTWSKAQLGGALAYAATVMLFVAANRLTTAANAIMLQFTAPIYVALLAQKFLNEKNSALDWVAIVTTFVGIAMFFVDFLSPAGMLGNVFALLSGVSFACLVIFLRYQKEGSPILSILLGNALTALIGLPFVAFGPPAAADWLPLIVLGVVQLGIPYILYSLAIKHVSALDAILIPVLEPLLNPVWAFLLLRETPGQWALLGGFVVLASVTMRHVFVSKEAAPA
- the ftsX gene encoding permease-like cell division protein FtsX, with protein sequence MNINSLRYSLRQGVVSLRRNALLVLVTTSMVAVSLAILGGFMLLSANVRQMVRTIETNVEIAVFARMDADVNALRAKLNQVPGVSEIVFVPRAQGLRELGQSLGDPELFQVFTAQNNPLPDVFRLRVQAADQVSSVADAIRAINGVDAVDYGEELITQLLAFTRWVSGLLVATSALLGLGAIFLVIAIIRLSVIARQEEIGVMKYLGASNGFIRLPFVFEGTVMGFCGALLASFALWALYGSLVGSLGEMALPLLLTPVTGVVQLGSVFGTMLVLGTLVGALGSLLAVRKYLRH